The following are encoded together in the Chlorocebus sabaeus isolate Y175 chromosome 20, mChlSab1.0.hap1, whole genome shotgun sequence genome:
- the KCNA3 gene encoding potassium voltage-gated channel subfamily A member 3 — translation MDEHLSLLRSPPPPSARHRAHPAQRPASSGGAHTLVNPGYAEPAAGPELPPDMTVVPGDHLLEPEVADGGGAPPQGGCGGGGCDRYEPLPPSLPAAGEQDCCGERVVINISGLRFETQLKTLCQFPETLLGDPKRRMRYFDPLRNEYFFDRNRPSFDAILYYYQSGGRIRRPVNVPIDIFSEEIRFYQLGEEAMEKFREDEGFLREEERPLPRRDFQRQVWLLFEYPESSGPARGIAIVSVLVILISIVIFCLETLPEFRDEKDYPASPSQDSFDAAGNSTSGAAAGASSFSDPFFVVETLCIIWFSFELLVRFFACPSKATFSRNIMNLIDIVAIIPYFITLGTELAERQGNGQQAMSLAILRVIRLVRVFRIFKLSRHSKGLQILGQTLKASMRELGLLIFFLFIGVILFSSAVYFAEADDPTSGFSSIPDAFWWAVVTMTTVGYGDMHPVTIGGKIVGSLCAIAGVLTIALPVPVIVSNFNYFYHRETEGEEQAQYMHVGSCQHLSSSAEELRKARSNSTLSKSEYMVIEEGGMNHSAFPQTPFKTGNSTATCTTNNNPNSCVNIKKIFTDV, via the coding sequence ATGGACGAGCACCTCAGCCTTCTGCGCTCGCCGCCGCCGCCCTcagcccgccaccgcgcccaccctGCCCAGCGCCCCGCGAGCAGCGGCGGCGCCCACACGCTGGTAAACCCCGGCTACGCGGAGCCCGCCGCAGGCCCCGAGCTGCCGCCCGACATGACCGTGGTGCCCGGGGACCACCTGCTGGAGCCGGAGGTGGCGGATGGTGGAGGGGCCCCGCCTCAGGGCGGCTGTGGCGGCGGCGGCTGCGACCGCTACGAGCCGCTACCGCCCTCACTGCCGGCCGCAGGCGAGCAGGACTGCTGCGGGGAGCGCGTGGTCATCAACATCTCCGGGCTGCGCTTCGAGACGCAGCTGAAgaccctttgccagttccccgaGACGCTGCTGGGCGACCCCAAGCGGCGCATGAGGTACTTCGACCCGCTCCGCAACGAGTACTTCTTTGACCGCAACCGGCCCAGCTTCGACGCCATCCTCTACTACTATCAGTCCGGGGGCCGCATCCGCCGGCCGGTCAACGTGCCCATCGACATCTTCTCCGAGGAGATCCGCTTCTACCAGCTGGGCGAGGAGGCCATGGAGAAGTTCCGCGAGGACGAGGGCTTCCTGCGGGAGGAGGAGCGGCCCTTGCCCCGCCGCGACTTCCAGCGCCAGGTGTGGCTGCTCTTCGAGTACCCCGAGAGCTCCGGGCCGGCCCGGGGCATCGCCATCGTGTCCGTGCTGGTCATCCTCATCTCCATTGTCATCTTCTGCCTGGAGACGCTGCCGGAATTCCGCGACGAAAAGGACTACCCTGCCTCGCCGTCGCAGGACTCATTCGATGCAGCCGGCAACAGCACGTCGGGGGCCGCCGCGGGAGCCTCCAGCTTCTCGGATCCCTTCTTCGTGGTGGAGACGCTGTGCATCATCTGGTTCTCCTTCGAGCTGCTGGTGCGGTTCTTCGCTTGTCCTAGCAAAGCCACCTTCTCGCGAAACATCATGAACCTGATCGACATTGTGGCCATCATCCCTTATTTTATCACTCTGGGTACCGAGCTGGCCGAACGACAGGGCAACGGACAGCAGGCCATGTCTCTGGCCATCCTGAGGGTCATCCGCCTGGTGAGGGTCTTCCGCATCTTCAAGCTCTCGCGCCACTCCAAGGGGCTGCAGATCCTCGGGCAAACGCTGAAGGCGTCCATGCGGGAGTTGGGGTTGctcatcttcttcctctttattGGGGTCATCCTTTTCTCCAGCGCGGTCTACTTTGCCGAGGCAGACGACCCCACTTCAGGTTTCAGCAGCATCCCGGATGCCTTCTGGTGGGCAGTGGTAACCATGACAACAGTGGGTTACGGCGATATGCACCCAGTGACCATAGGGGGCAAGATTGTGGGATCTCTCTGTGCCATCGCCGGTGTCTTGACCATCGCATTGCCTGTTCCCGTGATTGTTTCCAACTTCAATTACTTCTACCACCGGGAGACAGAAGGGGAAGAGCAAGCCCAGTACATGCACGTGGGAAGTTGCCAGCACCTCTCCTCTTCAGCCGAGGAGCTCCGAAAAGCAAGGAGTAACTCGACTCTGAGTAAGTCGGAGTATATGGTGATCGAAGAGGGGGGTATGAACCATAGCGCTTTCCCCCAGACCCCTTTCAAAACGGGCAATTCCACTGCCACCTGCACCACGAACAATAATCCCAACTCTTGTGTCAACATCAAAAAGATATTCACCGATGTTTAA